Proteins from a single region of Oncorhynchus tshawytscha isolate Ot180627B linkage group LG03, Otsh_v2.0, whole genome shotgun sequence:
- the si:dkey-3d4.3 gene encoding kelch domain-containing protein 3 translates to MSRRSSSSPSLWTVLPQSGPAPCERYKHACCSYGDSVFVLGGRESHSLRDFWRYNVVRNEWTELDCSCEAAPEELQEHSMVAHQGVLYVFGGMIDSAYTIWKTPLWVFDIVKEQWVSWQDRNPPQNQVPVNRKGHSAVVFSSAMYIYGGYIDMRASSQEFWKLEFDTMLWSLLDCTQSEVGPGPRHSHSAMTHLDCMYLFGGLRGLREQRDLWRWNSTSHSWSCLNATSGPSKLVGHSTVVYRDSMLLFGGGESQHTPRSCLWRYSFTTQTWGKLAVLPGSNPPPHRIYHCCAGLGPSYQPSVTTTTSTTLIPSTTIRNRLDSKIRPFKNKCFPSSSKTEGTIELETFSSSEKLLTEVEDYCNGLSENDTQRFGNCLTFENQEAFSKQWSCENIEEDGSGKPEESHESIAQNLPDLLLVLGGKPLVRHTVISVWQMTLADF, encoded by the exons ATGAGCCGGAGGAGCAGTAGCAGCCCCAGCCTGTGGACCGTACTGCCTCAGAGTGGCCCTGCACCATGTGAACGCTACAAGCACGCCTGCTGCTCCTACGGGGACAGTGTCTTtgtgttgggagggagggagagccacTCGCTCAGGGACTTCTGGAGGTATAATGTTG taCGCAATGAGTGGACAGAGTTGGACTGTAGCTGTGAGGCAGCACCTGAGGAGCTTCAGGAACATTCCATGGTGGCCCATCAG GGTGTTCTGTATGTCTTCGGTGGAATGATTGATTCTGCGTACACTATATGGAAAACCCCCCTCTGGGTGTTTGATATTG TGAAAGAGCAGTGGGTGTCCTGGCAGGATAGGAACCCCCCTCAG AATCAGGTGCCAGTCAACAGGAAGGGCCACAGTGCCGTGGTGTTTAGCTCTGCCATGTACATCTACGGAGGATACATTGACATGAGAGCCTCATCACAGGAGTTTTGGAAGTTAGAATTTG acactATGTTGTGGTCTCTGCTGGACTGTACCCAGTCAGAGGTGGGTCCTGGTCCCAGACACAGCCACTCTGCCATGACACACCTGGACTGCATGTACCTTTTCGGGGGTCTGAGAGGCCTGAGGGAGCAGAGGGATCTGTGGAGATGGAACTCTACCAGTCATTCCTGGAGCTGTCTCAACGCCAC ATCAGGCCCCTCTAAGCTGGTGGGCCACTCAACTGTGGTCTACCGGGACAGCATGCTTCtgtttggaggaggagagagccaGCACACACCCAGGAGCTGTCTATGGAG GTACAGCTTCACCACCCAGACCTGGGGGAAGCTAGCCGTGCTACCCGGCTCCAACCCACCTCCCCACAGGATCTACCACTGCTGTGCTGGCCTTGGCCCTAGCTACCAGCCTTCCGTGACCACAACCACCAGCACCACCCTGATCCCCAGCACCACCATCAGAAACAGACTTGACAGCAAGATACGGCCGTTCAAGAACAAATGCTTCCCATCCTCCTCAAAGACAGAGGGCACTATAGAGCTGGAGACGTTTAGTAGCTCGGAGAAGCTATTGACTGAAGTGGAGGACTATTGTAATGGTCTAAGTGAGAATGACACTCAGCGGTTTGGGAATTGTCTGACCTTTGAGAACCAGGAGGCCTTCAGTAAGCAGTGGAGCTGTGAGAATATAGAGGAGGATGGTTCAGGTAAACCAGAGGAGAGCCATGAGAGCATAGCACAAAACCTGCCTGATTTGCTACTGGTGCTGGGGGGAAAGCCCTTAGTTAGACACACAGTCATCTCTGTGTGGCAGATGACATTGGCTGACTTCTGA